A window from Triticum aestivum cultivar Chinese Spring chromosome 6D, IWGSC CS RefSeq v2.1, whole genome shotgun sequence encodes these proteins:
- the LOC123141613 gene encoding expansin-B11, which translates to MAKSFTLIALLSALVVLSLLVSPIACSRKLPKRATKAHKNHTASTPSSFAAYGSGGWLAGGATYYGAPNGDGSDGGACGYQSAVGNRPFSSMIAAGNPSLYRDGKGCGACYEVKCTGNQACSGQPATVVITDECPAGAACLGEAAHFDMSGTSMGAMAKPGMADKLRAGGIIKIQYKRVPCKYPGMNIAFKVDQGSNPYYLEVLIEFEDDDGDLNAVDLMEDNCGTWTPMAQNWGALYRLNSNTGKPLRGPFSLRLTSDSGRKLVVNNVIPASWKAGATYRSLVNYP; encoded by the exons ATGGCGAAATCTTTCACCTTAATAGCGCTACTTAGCGCACTGGTTGTGCTTTCACTTCTTGTGAGCCCCATTGCTTGTTCCCGCAAGCTCCCCAAGCGTGCAACCAAGGCCCACAAGAACCACACCGCTTCTACCCCCTCGTCGTTTGCCGCTTATGGCTCCGGCGGCTGGTTAGCCGGCGGCGCGACGTATTACGGCGCCCCCAACGGCGACGGAAGCGACG GTGGCGCGTGTGGCTACCAGAGCGCTGTGGGGAACCGGCCGTTCTCGTCGATGATCGCCGCCGGGAACCCGTCGCTCTACAGAGATGGCAAGGGCTGCGGAGCGTGCTACGAG GTCAAATGCACAGGCAACCAGGCATGCTCCGGCCAGCCGGCAACCGTCGTCATCACCGACGAGTGCCCCGCCGGGGCCGCCTGCCTCGGTGAGGCCGCCCACTTCGACATGAGCGGCACCTCCATGGGCGCCATGGCGAAGCCTGGCATGGCCGACAAACTCCGGGCCGGCGGTATCATCAAGATCCAGTACAAGAG GGTGCCATGCAAGTACCCTGGCATGAACATTGCCTTCAAGGTGGACCAGGGCTCCAACCCCTACTACCTGGAGGTCCTGATCGAGTTCGAGGACGACGACGGCGACCTCAACGCCGTGGACCTCATGGAGGACAACTGCGGCACCTGGACGCCCATGGCGCAGAACTGGGGCGCGCTGTACCGCCTCAACTCCAACACCGGCAAGCCGCTGCGCGGGCCCTTCTCGCTCCGGCTCACCTCCGACTCCGGCAGGAAGCTCGTCGTCAACAACGTCATCCCCGCCAGCTGGAAGGCCGGAGCCACCTACCGCTCCTTGGTTAACTACCCCTAA